The Engraulis encrasicolus isolate BLACKSEA-1 chromosome 3, IST_EnEncr_1.0, whole genome shotgun sequence genome segment TGGTGCTCAGACTCGGCCGTCCTACTGCCGTTGGTGTTTACAGACTGCAACTGTCTGCGTGTGGAGAAAAACCCACGGccagcaccaccactaccaccaccaccacgaccactAGCCTCTGTGACTCGCTCATCGCCTTGACCTGAACCAACAGAGGTAGTCAGGATGCTGGcttgctgcagcagcagcagtgggcctGACTTGGTATTGGTCTGGGCGGTCTGCCCATGACTAGAGGAACCCAGGGTGGCTGAATGTCTGCTAGTGGTGTGATTGTAGCGATGTTCTCCATCTTGGAAGACAGAACCTGTAACTCCAGTGGCCGATGATGGGCTGGTACTGATAGCGCTGCGATTGCACCCATGTTCTCCAGACTGGAGGCTAGTAGCACCTGTGACCCCGGTGGCTGATTGACTGCCATTGATAGAGCTGTGATTGTACCCATGTTGTGTTCGGAAGCTGGACAGCAGCTCCTGTTGAATGCTTTCAGGGAGGTGTCGGAACACCTCTGGGTCCACGTCCGGAGGCAACTGGCTAAGGACCGTGTCGTCCTCTTGGGAGGGACTCGGTGGTTCATTGGGACCATTTGGGGTTACTGACTCCTGTGGACATCTTGGAGGAGCTAGAGGCTGTTTGGCAGGGAGTTGAGTAGGCTTGAAAAGGTTCAGTAAAGTAGGTTTGGTCTCCTCTGCTTTCTGAGTTGGGATTTTATGGGATGTGTCCTTCCCAAAAGGAGTGAAGCCCTTAGGAAGACTTGCAGTGGAGGTGTGCCGGATCATGTGTGGAGGAGGCTCATCAACAGTCTTGGGGGTTTCCTGAGAAAACAAACATGTACAAATTGGAGAAAATTTCAATGAATGATTTGTTATTTACTGTAAGAGTTAGCAAATTGCATATAGTATGTTACAACAGAAGTTCACAGAGCAAAGCATATGTAGATGACGCATGACAAGAACATCATTCAACCTTCAACTGCAATTCTATTATTCCTAGAGTATGGTCAGATTTTTATGGTTATGCCATTTGGAGCTGGAGAGGTAAAAGTCAAAGTTTGAAAGATACATGTATGCCAATTTCTATTGTCTCCTCCAGATGGCACAAAAGAGCCATAGAAGAACCAACAATGAGACATTCAGATTCAACAATACAGGTCAATAAAATAAAACTCCTGTCCATAATTCACACTTACTTGAGGCAAATTATAGGACTTGAACATTAACTCTAATGTCCAGAAGCCAATTACCTGTTGCTGTGACCCTTGCAGAACTTTCTTGGGTGATTTCTGTGTGAAGAAGGACGTTATGGCTGCCCTGCTGTCGCTCTTGGCATGCAGGTTGCTGAAGCAGACGTTGATCAGGGTGAGGTGAAAGGGGCTGTTTGTGTCCACCATCTTGTGGAAGAGCTTCATGCCCATGTTCACAAGCTGGGCCAACACATCGCTGCTACCTGATTGGTACATGCAACACGTGAAATAAACAGATATATAATTTATTTTGGACTCCTTTTATATTGTGATATACACTAACATGTGACAAACACAACATTACAAATGAAACAAACATGGATAActtcagaaacagacagacaaaaatctTTGAGTTTAGTTGACAAAAATTATTACCAGTATATGCAAGTACCATTCACATGCATGTACTACATTAGTTAAAAATGATTGTGTTGTTAAAATGAAGAAACTAACGTAATGTATCCACATATGTATGTTCTTGTACTGAAACATATGTCAGAGGAACAGCACCTGCAGTGATTTTCTGAGCGATGTGATTGGGTATGGGACACTGTCTGCTCTCGCGGCTGAAGTAGCGATTGGTTGCTGAGAAACGTCTGATTGTCAGGCGGAAGGTGGATGGCTGCCTTCCATCCTTCTGCATTCTAGAGCAGTAAAGAAGAGAATTGGTCCCGTTAACACGCCGAGTTAGTTTAACCACTAGATTAATACAGTATGCCTATGAGACTTTAATCATCATACAGTTTCTGCGTAAAACAAAATGGAACGGCAAAAACTCAAAAGGTTAAATAATACAGCCCTGGGATTTGCACATTGTCAGCATTTTAGATACATATTAGGAACCTGCCTTTCAGTGAGGCTCGTCAAAAGCTCCTCAACCTTCTGCAGAACCTCTGTTGTAGAAGACATCTTCTTGAAGGAGTCCTCATCACTAAGTGactagaaaaaaacaataaaaacaagctGTTGGTAATATATCAATGAAAAACCTCCatgacaaacaaataaaaaaaatgttataaTACTAGAAGATAATACAACactatgatgtttttttccctgcaGTACCTGTGGGGGTCCAGCAGGGGTCACTGGTGAGTTATCAATGCCCTGTGCCAGGTTCTGAAGCCGCAGAGCAGTGGCAGCCCCAAATTCCCGCGCTAACTCAGCAGAGGGGAAGCACTGAAGGTCCCTCACCGTAGCCAGCCCAAGAGCCTTCAGCCTGTGGCCAGTGCTGTGTCCTATGCCTGCAGAGTAGGTAGTGGCTAGTGGGTAGTGGACATAGACCAGCTGGTTGAACATAAACATGTCAAAAATTGCCTAAtctctgtctttttatttttAACAATAATTCATTTCAAGGTGATGTAATTCAGAGTAGAATGCAAAAAACAGAGCAGATGTTTGAACAGAAGGAATTGGGTATATTGCATGCAAAACAGCTGCGCACATTCCAAAGGAAAAATAGACCATTTGCAAAATGTGTAAATAttttaaatgcaatgtaattgtcTGTTATTATGTAGCTCAATTCTGCAACAGTCCCATCCACCCACTTCTTTCTAGTTGCATTGCAGTGTGGTTGCACATACTATTGAATAGCGTCTGATATGCATCCTTTTGCCATTCTATCAATCATTAAGTTACTTGAAAACAATGTCAAGCATTTTTGTGAGTCGGGATATAACGCATACAGAGTTCTATGTTATGGATATTTGGCTTTTAGTAGAACTTGAGAAAGTGATTTAgttgaaagagagcgagagtaaGGTATCCGCTACTGTGACCCTGTGCTTGAATATGAGGCTGAGGATGAGGATTTGTGCAAGGTTATTTTTAAAAGTTCATCTTGACATACAGGTATCACCTCAATGCCAAATATCCCCAAAATTTTGTGTGAACAGTATTATACTCAACCAAGAGCTTTCTCGTTACGTACATTGCTACTATTGAATAGTGTCCCACCCCTGGATACTTACCAGGCACCCTGCGGACCCCGCTGAGCCTGGCCATGATGTCGGGCGTGCTCTCTGGCAGCAGAGTGGTCTGCTGGTTTGGCTTGAACGTGCCCGACACCAGCTTTGCCAGGAGCTTGTTGGTGGCGATGCCAGCACAGGAGGTGAGTGCCAGGCTGCTCTTGAGGGCCTCCCTCAACTCAGCAGCCAGCTGAGAGGCAACAGCCAGCCTGGGGTGTTCACTTGCACATACTTCTGAGGCTTAAAAACAAATTATTATATTAAAATTGATAATATTGTGGATTAATCGAAGCAATAGTTTATCATAATTGACAATCAGGGATGAGATAATCCCAACAAAGTAGCTCCACCATTTGTACTTCTTGTACTCATCACTTTACCGTTTAAGTAAAGTGAGGATGGTTAGATTGTGTCAAATCACAATTGGTTTAAATGTTGAGGTTCACTCACATTCCTTATTGTAAACGTGACCGCTGAAGGTCAGGTCTGTGAGTGAGTTAGTTTGCCTTATCCTGGTGTCCACCATGTCGGTCACATCCACAAAGTTCTCATCGAAGCCCAGTCTCTCCACCAAGGGGCAATAGGACATTAGGAGCTCTAAAGATGGGGCAGAAGAAAGACCTTGCATTAGTGAAACGTGATTTCAAACGCTATAAAAAAAAGactataaaataaaaacaatgctGTAAAAAGCTGGGCGGAATAAAGTAGGCTAAGGTAATTAGGCCTAgattaaattaaattattataatataataaaatgtttattatataataatatcgTTATGTTATGGAAGCAACAAAACTTGACGCATAGTTGGAAAGTACTTTCAACCTGTTACTTTGTAAGACATCTCCCTGTAGTGAGTGAGATCTTCCCCTTTCACCAGGACCAGCTGAGGGCATTTCTCCAGGGCATCAGTGACTGACGAGAGTTTTGTCACACCCAAATCTCTGGCCACATAATTGCAAGTCACAATGATGTATTTCTGCTGAATTCCTGAGTGAGAATAACAGAGCGAGTAGCCTTAATTATCAGTTTACGTGGTTGGCTGCTGTAGTTTGAAATAACACGTCAAGTGAGTTGTTTACAACACATTACCTAAAGGTTTGTTACGAAGTGCTGGGTTCCGAATCATCTCCACCTGTGCGTAAAAGCAATCCAAGTCGAAGTGCAGGATGATTCGGGAGGACGAGCTGTGGCTGACAGAGGACCCTGTATTTGAAATTACATGAACTGTTTTGGTCAAGTCAATTTATTGGTAATGAATGTCAGATCCACCTCCTCCAGACCAGTCCATTCCCCCCCTAGCGATGACAGACTTACCAACAACGTGCACATCTGCACATCCGTTCCAGTCTTCGTCCTCATCATCGACGTCCATTTCCATAAAAGGTAGGCTATGCTACATGGATACTCTCACATCAAAAATGTTATGCACAACAAATAAACTACTGCAGTGCAAACTCCTAGCTAGGACAGAGTTCATCAGCAGATTTCTCTCACAACAACTGAACTGAAATTACATCAGACATTGTCTCACTGTTGCCACCAAGGGGTGTGGAATGAAAACAATTATTTTGTTTACTTGACATAGGCCTGCATAAAAACCAAACAtaacaaattaacaaaaaatgtatctttatttattttttatttatttatttgtatacttaggattacaatataggcctaataaggCAGACGCATAAGCAGTTGATTTGGAAAATCCATTAGCCTAGGctattcatcatcatcactaaTTTATTCATTATGCAGTTAATTTACTGTCTCATTAGTTTCTCATAAGGATGTTAATGAAAAGGGTCTTTTATAGACAAATAGGACTAAGAAGGCACTTAGAATAATAATGGTTCAAATGGGAAACGTGGGATTGAACACCGCGATTCCAAATGTATCTTTCAAACTCAGACAAGTGTCACAATTATAACATTGAAATGGGAAAGAAATGGGAATCGAAAGACTATAGGTCTAATGGCTATTAACAGCTAATTTtcaaacacattctttttattgtAAGTGCATCATGTAATGCGATGTAGCCTAATTTCTTTGTGGTTGAATAAGAACTGGAGCACAACaatacgggcagtcatgggtaagcgtttagggtgtcagactagcccacaggttgccggtttgactcccgacccgccaggttggtggggggagtaatcaaccagtgctctcctccatcctcctccatggctgaggtaccttgagcatggtaccgtcccgccacactggtCCCTAggtgcgccattgagggctgcctccttgcacgtgtgaggcataaatgtaatttcgttgtgtgcagtatgctgagtgttcacttgtgtgctgtggagtgctgtgtcacaatgaaaatgggagttggagcccatgggctttcacttcacaagaATGAAAGACTATATCATGCAAATAGAGGGATTGATTCTTTATTTGTTTCATACTGCACAGAAGAGCTGGATGGGATATTAGAACAGGTATTCCCACCAAAATATTTGTCAGACAGACATGggtttagttatttatttaaatAACACATTGCATGGATTTCATGAGGTAGACTTCATCTGGGGATAATTCTAGAAAGAAGGACTAGAAAACTTACCGTGGTTACCACTGCACCACAGGGCagcagatgtaaaaaaaaaaaaaaaaagcctaaggcaacatttatgttttatttgTTCATGGTCCCTAACTGAAACTGATAAACCTTCAAATGTCAGAACACTCTGACTTTTTTGATAAAGCCATCAGGCTCCTTTATTAGTAGGATTACTGCTCTAAGTTAACTTACCTTGTATAGCAACTGAACCACCTTATTGGAACATCCCCCCTGAACCAGGCTGACGAAATATACAGTATGAATGCATGCCACCTAACAGCATTTGTCGGGGTAAAGAATTACAGTTGTTTTGGGGCattgtggcacagcgcgctaagccccccacatttgggcttgcatgcccaggggcacccaggttcgaatcctaccccaaccctaccccatctctttctctacactcacttcctgtcgatcTTCTCGATCCTATCTGctataaaggcaaaaagcccataaaaaatatctttaaaaaaagaatagcaGTTGTTTAAGATCGGGGTGGGGAACACTTTTCATTCAAGAGGCCACTACAAATTACTCCATGGGCCGTaagagtcctccaagggccgtaagagtcctccaagggccgtactatgaacacaaaccaggatttccccctgcactttagggccatattgaaggcagccatctttaaaacagaccccaccttctataggtcccctgaatataactttattgtattgcaaatgtatttctaggattcttttacaaaatatggcatattcaatgtgaagctgcataacattaaaattatatcggggtccGGATAAAACGTTCTCAAGGGCCATAAATGGccatcaagacataggttccccacccctgtttttgATCAACAAACAAGTCGCCTACTGTAGAACTCAATGACTGCTCTAAACTCAAGTTAAGACCAGGCGTTCaagtgctgtgcatgctgttgttAAGCTgcccaaaaaacaacaacaacaacagcaaagtaATAACAATAGCAGGCAAAGAagagagtcaccggagcatctccaGATGTGGAAAAattactgttttattgggcaagtccCAAGTATAACGTTTCAACATTGTCATGTCTTCTTCAgtttgccatattgactctgaagaagacgtgacaaTGTCAAAACATTAGTCTTGGCACttttgcccaataaaacagtacATTTtctacatctgaagatgctccggtgactctctTCTTTACCtgctttcccgtgacgcaccagattgtgacgTATAGGAGCGTGGAGGATATCTCCCTTTTCTAAACAATAATAATACTTGAATGAGTgtaatgcaaaagaatga includes the following:
- the poli gene encoding DNA polymerase iota, with the protein product MEMDVDDEDEDWNGCADVHVVGSSVSHSSSSRIILHFDLDCFYAQVEMIRNPALRNKPLGIQQKYIIVTCNYVARDLGVTKLSSVTDALEKCPQLVLVKGEDLTHYREMSYKVTELLMSYCPLVERLGFDENFVDVTDMVDTRIRQTNSLTDLTFSGHVYNKESSEVCASEHPRLAVASQLAAELREALKSSLALTSCAGIATNKLLAKLVSGTFKPNQQTTLLPESTPDIMARLSGVRRVPGIGHSTGHRLKALGLATVRDLQCFPSAELAREFGAATALRLQNLAQGIDNSPVTPAGPPQSLSDEDSFKKMSSTTEVLQKVEELLTSLTERMQKDGRQPSTFRLTIRRFSATNRYFSRESRQCPIPNHIAQKITAGSSDVLAQLVNMGMKLFHKMVDTNSPFHLTLINVCFSNLHAKSDSRAAITSFFTQKSPKKVLQGSQQQETPKTVDEPPPHMIRHTSTASLPKGFTPFGKDTSHKIPTQKAEETKPTLLNLFKPTQLPAKQPLAPPRCPQESVTPNGPNEPPSPSQEDDTVLSQLPPDVDPEVFRHLPESIQQELLSSFRTQHGYNHSSINGSQSATGVTGATSLQSGEHGCNRSAISTSPSSATGVTGSVFQDGEHRYNHTTSRHSATLGSSSHGQTAQTNTKSGPLLLLQQASILTTSVGSGQGDERVTEASGRGGGGSGGAGRGFFSTRRQLQSVNTNGSRTAESEHHSDMESKVYSQLTSGHPSNVDLTVRESSFGGGGGLFFSPLRETPMRRSNLPTESSNSSGDDVKHPNMEPTACSHQPSDHPSNAEPVKETIGVGGGGGGGLFFSTSRETCTNTCHQQTESHSSNKSDSRMAGEPSGVEPSVSLSSPLPSSGPPLNVDPTVFSELPPELQRELLAEWRQQKPALKMPSTKKPAKAQALDRTPSTTTKDRKPPKAGQANSLLKYFKPS